The Marinitoga sp. 1197 genome has a segment encoding these proteins:
- a CDS encoding Panacea domain-containing protein — MRFDYKKAVQILNWFARKNGNQINYLKAIKLLYFAERYHLRKYGRLICSPTYVGMKLGPVQSEIKDLITSSEFQVDEKESKYYTNYMQTLINKTEKIYDIKSQKDVDFDEFSETDIEALNFAWKTFSKFQPFELAEITHLYPEWNEKSYILEAEEYSRFIMNTEDFFKNITKENLEKLKKYGFEKDPFDLDKETLSISREEFMESMEWELDG, encoded by the coding sequence GTGCGATTTGATTATAAAAAAGCTGTTCAAATTCTTAATTGGTTCGCTCGAAAGAATGGTAATCAAATAAATTATTTAAAAGCTATAAAACTTTTATATTTTGCAGAAAGATATCATTTAAGAAAATACGGAAGATTAATATGCTCTCCAACATATGTTGGTATGAAACTTGGACCTGTTCAATCTGAAATAAAAGATTTGATAACTTCCAGCGAGTTTCAAGTTGATGAAAAGGAATCAAAATATTATACAAATTATATGCAAACATTAATTAATAAAACTGAAAAAATTTACGATATAAAATCACAAAAAGATGTGGATTTCGACGAATTCTCAGAAACAGATATTGAAGCTCTTAATTTTGCTTGGAAAACATTTTCTAAATTTCAACCTTTTGAATTAGCTGAAATAACTCATTTATATCCCGAATGGAATGAAAAATCATATATTTTAGAAGCGGAAGAATATTCAAGATTTATTATGAATACAGAAGATTTTTTCAAAAATATAACAAAAGAAAATTTAGAAAAACTTAAAAAATATGGATTTGAAAAAGACCCATTTGATTTAGATAAGGAAACATTAAGTATCTCAAGAGAAGAATTTATGGAATCCATGGAGTGGGAACTAGATGGATAA
- a CDS encoding metallophosphoesterase: MEVATYEYKKDFIDIIPVGDLHIGSENSDIHDVIKALEKEEGKIIFLGDLIDNAIVNSLGDVYSQKDNPQGTLKQISSLFDKFKDRILGVIGGNHERRTWRKVGVDPIALLCQEKNIPYTDDLMVIDINLKNGKKLVGQKNRINYKIACHHGSSGGRFPERSMRQHRYFFDVISGVDIYLTGHTHIPEMHKFSIFEYDSKNKKIRKKDIIGITVPSWTDEKYAVQKLLAPTARGMFKIRLFANKTQKIEVLAR, from the coding sequence TTGGAAGTTGCAACATATGAATATAAAAAAGATTTTATTGATATTATTCCAGTTGGTGATCTTCATATTGGAAGTGAAAACTCTGATATCCATGATGTAATAAAAGCATTAGAAAAAGAAGAAGGTAAAATCATATTTCTTGGTGATCTCATAGATAATGCAATAGTTAATTCATTAGGGGATGTATATTCACAAAAAGATAACCCACAAGGTACATTGAAGCAAATTAGTAGTTTATTTGATAAATTTAAAGATAGAATACTGGGAGTGATAGGTGGAAATCATGAAAGAAGAACATGGAGAAAAGTTGGTGTTGATCCAATAGCATTATTATGTCAAGAAAAAAACATACCTTATACAGATGATCTTATGGTTATAGATATTAATTTAAAAAATGGTAAAAAATTAGTTGGACAAAAAAACAGAATCAATTACAAAATAGCTTGTCATCATGGTTCTTCAGGTGGAAGATTTCCTGAAAGAAGTATGAGGCAACATCGTTATTTTTTTGATGTAATATCCGGAGTAGATATTTACCTAACAGGACATACTCATATTCCAGAAATGCATAAATTTTCTATATTTGAATATGATTCGAAAAATAAAAAAATCAGAAAAAAAGACATAATTGGTATAACTGTTCCATCTTGGACAGATGAAAAATATGCGGTGCAAAAGTTACTTGCACCGACAGCAAGAGGGATGTTTAAAATAAGATTGTTTGCAAACAAAACGCAAAAAATAGAAGTTTTAGCGAGGTGA